One part of the Alosa alosa isolate M-15738 ecotype Scorff River chromosome 4, AALO_Geno_1.1, whole genome shotgun sequence genome encodes these proteins:
- the ptk6b gene encoding protein-tyrosine kinase 6b, with protein sequence MGETARKVCPCLEALWTRMFGKSADSGDSSSKEEDGLDARTIDNPMTSTSRYTSHSFNGVSRPSHGPESGIYRALWSFEARAEDELSFNGGDLFKVINRKGEWWTAQKIDRNGRTLATGIVPYNYLASGETDDAQPWFYGKMSRVDALSHLMSPNNSEGTFLIRLSEACNGGHVLSVKVDNRAKHFKIYQTNGKFHLDPSRSFSTLQDLVEHYKTHCLAAVDCLGQACIRKEPTPQDLSHSTVDEWELPKEEFTLEHRLGVGFFAEVYRGKWKNRISVAIKILKNNEYLNQQEFHQEVQILKKLRHRHLISLFAICTSSEPFYIITEFMEKGNLLDFLRGPEGRALDQVCLVDMAAQVADGMSYLELQNSIHRDLAARNVLVGENYICKVADFGLARIIKEPFYVSENKKIPYKWCAPEAISYGRFSSKSDIWSFGILLHEIMSYGGVPYPGYQTNEVYDHVMKGYRMPQPVKCPKYIYDIMLSCWSANPDDRPSFKDLKPDLENVNRYELA encoded by the exons ATGGGTGAAACGGCAAGAAAAGTGTGCCCATGTCTTGAGGCATTATGGACACGAATGTTTGGGAAATCAGCTGACAGTGGAGACAGTTCCAGTAAGGAGGAAGACGGATTAGATGCCAGAACTATTGATAACCCGATGACAAGCACCTCGCGTTACACGTCGCACTCTTTCAATGGAGTCTCTCGACCAAGCCATGGTCCAGAAAGCGGCATTTACCGGGCTCTTTGGTCTTTTGAAGCGCGGGCAGAAGATGAGCTGTCTTTCAATGGGGGTGATCTATTCAAAGTAATTAATCGCAAAGGCGAGTGGTGGACTGCCCAAAAAATTGACAGGAATGGACGCACACTGGCAACGGGCATTGTGCCATATAACTACCTAGCCAGTGGAGAGACCGATGACGCTCAGCC GTGGTTTTACGGGAAGATGAGCCGCGTTGATGCCCTCAGTCATCTCATGTCACCCAACAACAGTGAGGGCACTTTCCTCATTCGGCTCAGTGAGGCTTGCAATGGAGGCCACGTACTTTCAG TCAAGGTAGACAACCGTGCAAAGCACTTCAAGATCTACCAAACAAACGGGAAGTTCCATTTGGACCCTTCTAGAAGCTTCTCCACTCTGCAGGACCTGGTAGAGCATTACAAGACCCACTGCCTGGCTGCAGTGGACTGTCTGGGCCAGGCCTGCATTAGG AAAGAGCCCACGCCTCAGGACCTGTCCCACTCCACTGTGGACGAGTGGGAGCTGCCAAAGGAGGAGTTCACCTTGGAGCACCGGCTGGGTGTGGGCTTCTTTGCCGAGGTCTACCGGGGCAAGTGGAAGAACCGCATCAGTGTCGCCATCAAGATCCTCAAGAACAATG agTATTTGAACCAGCAGGAGTTCCATCAGGAGGTGCAGATTTTGAAGAAGCTCAGGCACAGGCACCTCATCTCCCTCTTCGCCATCTGCACCTCCTCAGAGCCCTTCTACATCATCACTGAGTTCATGGAGAAGGGCAACCTGCTGGACTTCCTCAGAG GTCCAGAGGGGAGGGCACTTGACCAGGTGTGTCTGGTCGACATGGCCGCTCAGGTGGCTGACGGGATGTCCTACCTGGAATTGCAGAACAGTATCCACAGGGACTTAGCGGCACGCAACGTCCTGGTGGGAGAAAACTACATCTGCAAAGTGGCCGACTTTGGCCTGGCTCGGATCATCAAG GAACCATTCTACGTGTCAGAAAACAAGAAGATCCCCTATAAGTGGTGTGCCCCAGAGGCTATCAGCTACGGACGTTTCTCCAGCAAATCTGACATCTGGTCTTTTGGTATCCTCCTTCATGAGATTATGTCCTATGGTGGAGTGCCTTATCCAG GATATCAAACCAATGAAGTTTATGATCACGTCATGAAAGGTTATCGGATGCCTCAGCCCGTGAAATGCCCCAAGTACATCTATGACATCATGCTTTCCTGCTGGAGTGCCAACCCAGATGATCGACCAAGTTTTAAAGACCTGAAGCCTGACCTTGAGAACGTCAACCGCTACGAACTGGCATGA
- the ppdpfb gene encoding pancreatic progenitor cell differentiation and proliferation factor B yields MAAIPAGGSLVATHDYYRRRIGSTSSNSSCSSSEYSGEVIPHHPGLPKQDSGHWWSSFFFGKQVQMTPLTEEAQQKAGMLNMTEGPVTCVAREMVMKRQASESSDTGKSEAGSPPSS; encoded by the exons ATGGCAGCTATTCCAGCAGGCGGCTCTTTGGTTGCAACCCACGACTACTACCGAA GGCGCATTGGCTCAACATCCAGTAATAGCTCCTGCAGCAGTTCAGAGTACAGTGGGGAGGTCATCCCTCACCACCCAG gGCTTCCCAAGCAAGACTCAGGGCACTGGTGGTCCAGTTTCTTCTTTGGGAAACAAGTTCAAATGACTCCCCTTACTGAGGAAGCCCAACAGAA GGCTGGAATGCTGAACATGACTGAGGGGCCAGTCACCTGTGTTGCCAGGGAGATGGTGATGAAGAGGCAGGCTAGTGAGAGCAGCGACACTGGGAAGTCGGAGGCGGGGAGCCCTCCATCCTCTTGA
- the tpd52l2b gene encoding tpd52 like 2b isoform X8, with the protein MDTANQDINLNSPNKGLGTNNLSDVPVEGAVGNAERPLPPSLTEEEAEELRTELTKVEEEINTLRQVLSAKEKHATELKRKLGLSPLTEFKQNLTKGWQDVQTSNAYLSATSTLDDIAQSEAYKKTQETLSQAGQKTSLAFSTMGTAISRKLGDMRNSPTFKSFEDKVGNLKTKVVGGQSNGEEAQSPQETNPVQDKAPF; encoded by the exons ACATCAATCTGAACTCCCCTAACAAAGGCCTGGGCACAAACAACCTCTCGGATGTCCCTGTTGAAGGAGCAGTAGGAAACGCTGAAAGACCGCTGCCTCCCAGCCTGACGGAGGAAGAGGCGGAGGAATTGCGCACGGAGCTCACCAAG GTGGAAGAGGAGATTAACACTCTGCGGCAGGTTCTCTCGGCCAAAGAGAAGCACGCCACCGAGCTAAAGCGGAAGCTGGGCCTCAGTCCCCTCACCGAGTTCAAACAGAACCTCACCAAAGGCTGGCAGGACGTCCAGACCTCAAATGC ATATCTTTCAGCGACATCAACTCTGGATGACATTGCCCAATCAGAAGC aTATAAAAAGACTCAGGAAACCCTGTCTCAGGCAGGTCAGAAGACCTCTCTTGCCTTCTCCACCATGGGCACCGCCATCAGCAGGAAACTGGGTGACATGAG GAACTCACCCACCTTCAAATCCTTTGAGGACAAAGTTGGAAACCTCAAG ACCAAAGTGGTTGGCGGTCAGTCCAATGGCGAGGAGGCCCAGTCCCCGCAGGAGACCAACCCTGTACAGGACAAAGCCCCCTTCTAG
- the tpd52l2b gene encoding tpd52 like 2b isoform X4: MDTANQDINLNSPNKGLGTNNLSDVPVEGAVGNAERPLPPSLTEEEAEELRTELTKVEEEINTLRQVLSAKEKHATELKRKLGLSPLTEFKQNLTKGWQDVQTSNAYLSATSTLDDIAQSEAYKKTQETLSQAGQKTSLAFSTMGTAISRKLGDMRALPFSHSFGGNYSIRHSISMPAMRNSPTFKSFEDKVGNLKTKVVGGQSNGEEAQSPQETNPVQDKAPF, encoded by the exons ACATCAATCTGAACTCCCCTAACAAAGGCCTGGGCACAAACAACCTCTCGGATGTCCCTGTTGAAGGAGCAGTAGGAAACGCTGAAAGACCGCTGCCTCCCAGCCTGACGGAGGAAGAGGCGGAGGAATTGCGCACGGAGCTCACCAAG GTGGAAGAGGAGATTAACACTCTGCGGCAGGTTCTCTCGGCCAAAGAGAAGCACGCCACCGAGCTAAAGCGGAAGCTGGGCCTCAGTCCCCTCACCGAGTTCAAACAGAACCTCACCAAAGGCTGGCAGGACGTCCAGACCTCAAATGC ATATCTTTCAGCGACATCAACTCTGGATGACATTGCCCAATCAGAAGC aTATAAAAAGACTCAGGAAACCCTGTCTCAGGCAGGTCAGAAGACCTCTCTTGCCTTCTCCACCATGGGCACCGCCATCAGCAGGAAACTGGGTGACATGAG AGCTCTACCTTTCTCTCATTCCTTTGG TGGCAACTACTCCATTCGCCACTCCATAAGTATGCCAGCCATGAG GAACTCACCCACCTTCAAATCCTTTGAGGACAAAGTTGGAAACCTCAAG ACCAAAGTGGTTGGCGGTCAGTCCAATGGCGAGGAGGCCCAGTCCCCGCAGGAGACCAACCCTGTACAGGACAAAGCCCCCTTCTAG
- the tpd52l2b gene encoding tpd52 like 2b isoform X10: MDTANQDINLNSPNKGLGTNNLSDVPVEGAVGNAERPLPPSLTEEEAEELRTELTKVEEEINTLRQVLSAKEKHATELKRKLGLSPLTEFKQNLTKGWQDVQTSNAYKKTQETLSQAGQKTSLAFSTMGTAISRKLGDMRALPFSHSFGNSPTFKSFEDKVGNLKTKVVGGQSNGEEAQSPQETNPVQDKAPF; this comes from the exons ACATCAATCTGAACTCCCCTAACAAAGGCCTGGGCACAAACAACCTCTCGGATGTCCCTGTTGAAGGAGCAGTAGGAAACGCTGAAAGACCGCTGCCTCCCAGCCTGACGGAGGAAGAGGCGGAGGAATTGCGCACGGAGCTCACCAAG GTGGAAGAGGAGATTAACACTCTGCGGCAGGTTCTCTCGGCCAAAGAGAAGCACGCCACCGAGCTAAAGCGGAAGCTGGGCCTCAGTCCCCTCACCGAGTTCAAACAGAACCTCACCAAAGGCTGGCAGGACGTCCAGACCTCAAATGC aTATAAAAAGACTCAGGAAACCCTGTCTCAGGCAGGTCAGAAGACCTCTCTTGCCTTCTCCACCATGGGCACCGCCATCAGCAGGAAACTGGGTGACATGAG AGCTCTACCTTTCTCTCATTCCTTTGG GAACTCACCCACCTTCAAATCCTTTGAGGACAAAGTTGGAAACCTCAAG ACCAAAGTGGTTGGCGGTCAGTCCAATGGCGAGGAGGCCCAGTCCCCGCAGGAGACCAACCCTGTACAGGACAAAGCCCCCTTCTAG
- the tpd52l2b gene encoding tpd52 like 2b isoform X11 — MDTANQDINLNSPNKGLGTNNLSDVPVEGAVGNAERPLPPSLTEEEAEELRTELTKVEEEINTLRQVLSAKEKHATELKRKLGLSPLTEFKQNLTKGWQDVQTSNAYKKTQETLSQAGQKTSLAFSTMGTAISRKLGDMRNSPTFKSFEDKVGNLKTKVVGGQSNGEEAQSPQETNPVQDKAPF; from the exons ACATCAATCTGAACTCCCCTAACAAAGGCCTGGGCACAAACAACCTCTCGGATGTCCCTGTTGAAGGAGCAGTAGGAAACGCTGAAAGACCGCTGCCTCCCAGCCTGACGGAGGAAGAGGCGGAGGAATTGCGCACGGAGCTCACCAAG GTGGAAGAGGAGATTAACACTCTGCGGCAGGTTCTCTCGGCCAAAGAGAAGCACGCCACCGAGCTAAAGCGGAAGCTGGGCCTCAGTCCCCTCACCGAGTTCAAACAGAACCTCACCAAAGGCTGGCAGGACGTCCAGACCTCAAATGC aTATAAAAAGACTCAGGAAACCCTGTCTCAGGCAGGTCAGAAGACCTCTCTTGCCTTCTCCACCATGGGCACCGCCATCAGCAGGAAACTGGGTGACATGAG GAACTCACCCACCTTCAAATCCTTTGAGGACAAAGTTGGAAACCTCAAG ACCAAAGTGGTTGGCGGTCAGTCCAATGGCGAGGAGGCCCAGTCCCCGCAGGAGACCAACCCTGTACAGGACAAAGCCCCCTTCTAG
- the tpd52l2b gene encoding tpd52 like 2b isoform X7: protein MDTANQDINLNSPNKGLGTNNLSDVPVEGAVGNAERPLPPSLTEEEAEELRTELTKVEEEINTLRQVLSAKEKHATELKRKLGLSPLTEFKQNLTKGWQDVQTSNAYKKTQETLSQAGQKTSLAFSTMGTAISRKLGDMRALPFSHSFGGNYSIRHSISMPAMRNSPTFKSFEDKVGNLKTKVVGGQSNGEEAQSPQETNPVQDKAPF from the exons ACATCAATCTGAACTCCCCTAACAAAGGCCTGGGCACAAACAACCTCTCGGATGTCCCTGTTGAAGGAGCAGTAGGAAACGCTGAAAGACCGCTGCCTCCCAGCCTGACGGAGGAAGAGGCGGAGGAATTGCGCACGGAGCTCACCAAG GTGGAAGAGGAGATTAACACTCTGCGGCAGGTTCTCTCGGCCAAAGAGAAGCACGCCACCGAGCTAAAGCGGAAGCTGGGCCTCAGTCCCCTCACCGAGTTCAAACAGAACCTCACCAAAGGCTGGCAGGACGTCCAGACCTCAAATGC aTATAAAAAGACTCAGGAAACCCTGTCTCAGGCAGGTCAGAAGACCTCTCTTGCCTTCTCCACCATGGGCACCGCCATCAGCAGGAAACTGGGTGACATGAG AGCTCTACCTTTCTCTCATTCCTTTGG TGGCAACTACTCCATTCGCCACTCCATAAGTATGCCAGCCATGAG GAACTCACCCACCTTCAAATCCTTTGAGGACAAAGTTGGAAACCTCAAG ACCAAAGTGGTTGGCGGTCAGTCCAATGGCGAGGAGGCCCAGTCCCCGCAGGAGACCAACCCTGTACAGGACAAAGCCCCCTTCTAG
- the tpd52l2b gene encoding tpd52 like 2b isoform X6 produces the protein MDTANQDINLNSPNKGLGTNNLSDVPVEGAVGNAERPLPPSLTEEEAEELRTELTKVEEEINTLRQVLSAKEKHATELKRKLGLSPLTEFKQNLTKGWQDVQTSNAYLSATSTLDDIAQSEAYKKTQETLSQAGQKTSLAFSTMGTAISRKLGDMRALPFSHSFGNSPTFKSFEDKVGNLKTKVVGGQSNGEEAQSPQETNPVQDKAPF, from the exons ACATCAATCTGAACTCCCCTAACAAAGGCCTGGGCACAAACAACCTCTCGGATGTCCCTGTTGAAGGAGCAGTAGGAAACGCTGAAAGACCGCTGCCTCCCAGCCTGACGGAGGAAGAGGCGGAGGAATTGCGCACGGAGCTCACCAAG GTGGAAGAGGAGATTAACACTCTGCGGCAGGTTCTCTCGGCCAAAGAGAAGCACGCCACCGAGCTAAAGCGGAAGCTGGGCCTCAGTCCCCTCACCGAGTTCAAACAGAACCTCACCAAAGGCTGGCAGGACGTCCAGACCTCAAATGC ATATCTTTCAGCGACATCAACTCTGGATGACATTGCCCAATCAGAAGC aTATAAAAAGACTCAGGAAACCCTGTCTCAGGCAGGTCAGAAGACCTCTCTTGCCTTCTCCACCATGGGCACCGCCATCAGCAGGAAACTGGGTGACATGAG AGCTCTACCTTTCTCTCATTCCTTTGG GAACTCACCCACCTTCAAATCCTTTGAGGACAAAGTTGGAAACCTCAAG ACCAAAGTGGTTGGCGGTCAGTCCAATGGCGAGGAGGCCCAGTCCCCGCAGGAGACCAACCCTGTACAGGACAAAGCCCCCTTCTAG
- the tpd52l2b gene encoding tpd52 like 2b isoform X2 codes for MDTANQDINLNSPNKGLGTNNLSDVPVEGAVGNAERPLPPSLTEEEAEELRTELTKVEEEINTLRQVLSAKEKHATELKRKLGLSPLTEFKQNLTKGWQDVQTSNAYVRTAGRLSEWNEKVIGSDLYLSATSTLDDIAQSEAYKKTQETLSQAGQKTSLAFSTMGTAISRKLGDMSGNYSIRHSISMPAMRNSPTFKSFEDKVGNLKTKVVGGQSNGEEAQSPQETNPVQDKAPF; via the exons ACATCAATCTGAACTCCCCTAACAAAGGCCTGGGCACAAACAACCTCTCGGATGTCCCTGTTGAAGGAGCAGTAGGAAACGCTGAAAGACCGCTGCCTCCCAGCCTGACGGAGGAAGAGGCGGAGGAATTGCGCACGGAGCTCACCAAG GTGGAAGAGGAGATTAACACTCTGCGGCAGGTTCTCTCGGCCAAAGAGAAGCACGCCACCGAGCTAAAGCGGAAGCTGGGCCTCAGTCCCCTCACCGAGTTCAAACAGAACCTCACCAAAGGCTGGCAGGACGTCCAGACCTCAAATGC CTATGTGAGAACGGCAGGACGACTGAGCGAGTGGAATGAGAAAGTTATTGGTTCTGATCT ATATCTTTCAGCGACATCAACTCTGGATGACATTGCCCAATCAGAAGC aTATAAAAAGACTCAGGAAACCCTGTCTCAGGCAGGTCAGAAGACCTCTCTTGCCTTCTCCACCATGGGCACCGCCATCAGCAGGAAACTGGGTGACATGAG TGGCAACTACTCCATTCGCCACTCCATAAGTATGCCAGCCATGAG GAACTCACCCACCTTCAAATCCTTTGAGGACAAAGTTGGAAACCTCAAG ACCAAAGTGGTTGGCGGTCAGTCCAATGGCGAGGAGGCCCAGTCCCCGCAGGAGACCAACCCTGTACAGGACAAAGCCCCCTTCTAG
- the tpd52l2b gene encoding tpd52 like 2b isoform X3, with protein sequence MDTANQDINLNSPNKGLGTNNLSDVPVEGAVGNAERPLPPSLTEEEAEELRTELTKVEEEINTLRQVLSAKEKHATELKRKLGLSPLTEFKQNLTKGWQDVQTSNAYVRTAGRLSEWNEKVIGSDLYLSATSTLDDIAQSEAYKKTQETLSQAGQKTSLAFSTMGTAISRKLGDMRALPFSHSFGNSPTFKSFEDKVGNLKTKVVGGQSNGEEAQSPQETNPVQDKAPF encoded by the exons ACATCAATCTGAACTCCCCTAACAAAGGCCTGGGCACAAACAACCTCTCGGATGTCCCTGTTGAAGGAGCAGTAGGAAACGCTGAAAGACCGCTGCCTCCCAGCCTGACGGAGGAAGAGGCGGAGGAATTGCGCACGGAGCTCACCAAG GTGGAAGAGGAGATTAACACTCTGCGGCAGGTTCTCTCGGCCAAAGAGAAGCACGCCACCGAGCTAAAGCGGAAGCTGGGCCTCAGTCCCCTCACCGAGTTCAAACAGAACCTCACCAAAGGCTGGCAGGACGTCCAGACCTCAAATGC CTATGTGAGAACGGCAGGACGACTGAGCGAGTGGAATGAGAAAGTTATTGGTTCTGATCT ATATCTTTCAGCGACATCAACTCTGGATGACATTGCCCAATCAGAAGC aTATAAAAAGACTCAGGAAACCCTGTCTCAGGCAGGTCAGAAGACCTCTCTTGCCTTCTCCACCATGGGCACCGCCATCAGCAGGAAACTGGGTGACATGAG AGCTCTACCTTTCTCTCATTCCTTTGG GAACTCACCCACCTTCAAATCCTTTGAGGACAAAGTTGGAAACCTCAAG ACCAAAGTGGTTGGCGGTCAGTCCAATGGCGAGGAGGCCCAGTCCCCGCAGGAGACCAACCCTGTACAGGACAAAGCCCCCTTCTAG
- the tpd52l2b gene encoding tpd52 like 2b isoform X1, with the protein MDTANQDINLNSPNKGLGTNNLSDVPVEGAVGNAERPLPPSLTEEEAEELRTELTKVEEEINTLRQVLSAKEKHATELKRKLGLSPLTEFKQNLTKGWQDVQTSNAYVRTAGRLSEWNEKVIGSDLYLSATSTLDDIAQSEAYKKTQETLSQAGQKTSLAFSTMGTAISRKLGDMRALPFSHSFGGNYSIRHSISMPAMRNSPTFKSFEDKVGNLKTKVVGGQSNGEEAQSPQETNPVQDKAPF; encoded by the exons ACATCAATCTGAACTCCCCTAACAAAGGCCTGGGCACAAACAACCTCTCGGATGTCCCTGTTGAAGGAGCAGTAGGAAACGCTGAAAGACCGCTGCCTCCCAGCCTGACGGAGGAAGAGGCGGAGGAATTGCGCACGGAGCTCACCAAG GTGGAAGAGGAGATTAACACTCTGCGGCAGGTTCTCTCGGCCAAAGAGAAGCACGCCACCGAGCTAAAGCGGAAGCTGGGCCTCAGTCCCCTCACCGAGTTCAAACAGAACCTCACCAAAGGCTGGCAGGACGTCCAGACCTCAAATGC CTATGTGAGAACGGCAGGACGACTGAGCGAGTGGAATGAGAAAGTTATTGGTTCTGATCT ATATCTTTCAGCGACATCAACTCTGGATGACATTGCCCAATCAGAAGC aTATAAAAAGACTCAGGAAACCCTGTCTCAGGCAGGTCAGAAGACCTCTCTTGCCTTCTCCACCATGGGCACCGCCATCAGCAGGAAACTGGGTGACATGAG AGCTCTACCTTTCTCTCATTCCTTTGG TGGCAACTACTCCATTCGCCACTCCATAAGTATGCCAGCCATGAG GAACTCACCCACCTTCAAATCCTTTGAGGACAAAGTTGGAAACCTCAAG ACCAAAGTGGTTGGCGGTCAGTCCAATGGCGAGGAGGCCCAGTCCCCGCAGGAGACCAACCCTGTACAGGACAAAGCCCCCTTCTAG
- the tpd52l2b gene encoding tpd52 like 2b isoform X5: MDTANQDINLNSPNKGLGTNNLSDVPVEGAVGNAERPLPPSLTEEEAEELRTELTKVEEEINTLRQVLSAKEKHATELKRKLGLSPLTEFKQNLTKGWQDVQTSNAYVRTAGRLSEWNEKVIGSDLYLSATSTLDDIAQSEAYKKTQETLSQAGQKTSLAFSTMGTAISRKLGDMRNSPTFKSFEDKVGNLKTKVVGGQSNGEEAQSPQETNPVQDKAPF; encoded by the exons ACATCAATCTGAACTCCCCTAACAAAGGCCTGGGCACAAACAACCTCTCGGATGTCCCTGTTGAAGGAGCAGTAGGAAACGCTGAAAGACCGCTGCCTCCCAGCCTGACGGAGGAAGAGGCGGAGGAATTGCGCACGGAGCTCACCAAG GTGGAAGAGGAGATTAACACTCTGCGGCAGGTTCTCTCGGCCAAAGAGAAGCACGCCACCGAGCTAAAGCGGAAGCTGGGCCTCAGTCCCCTCACCGAGTTCAAACAGAACCTCACCAAAGGCTGGCAGGACGTCCAGACCTCAAATGC CTATGTGAGAACGGCAGGACGACTGAGCGAGTGGAATGAGAAAGTTATTGGTTCTGATCT ATATCTTTCAGCGACATCAACTCTGGATGACATTGCCCAATCAGAAGC aTATAAAAAGACTCAGGAAACCCTGTCTCAGGCAGGTCAGAAGACCTCTCTTGCCTTCTCCACCATGGGCACCGCCATCAGCAGGAAACTGGGTGACATGAG GAACTCACCCACCTTCAAATCCTTTGAGGACAAAGTTGGAAACCTCAAG ACCAAAGTGGTTGGCGGTCAGTCCAATGGCGAGGAGGCCCAGTCCCCGCAGGAGACCAACCCTGTACAGGACAAAGCCCCCTTCTAG
- the tpd52l2b gene encoding tpd52 like 2b isoform X9 has product MDTANQDINLNSPNKGLGTNNLSDVPVEGAVGNAERPLPPSLTEEEAEELRTELTKVEEEINTLRQVLSAKEKHATELKRKLGLSPLTEFKQNLTKGWQDVQTSNAYKKTQETLSQAGQKTSLAFSTMGTAISRKLGDMSGNYSIRHSISMPAMRNSPTFKSFEDKVGNLKTKVVGGQSNGEEAQSPQETNPVQDKAPF; this is encoded by the exons ACATCAATCTGAACTCCCCTAACAAAGGCCTGGGCACAAACAACCTCTCGGATGTCCCTGTTGAAGGAGCAGTAGGAAACGCTGAAAGACCGCTGCCTCCCAGCCTGACGGAGGAAGAGGCGGAGGAATTGCGCACGGAGCTCACCAAG GTGGAAGAGGAGATTAACACTCTGCGGCAGGTTCTCTCGGCCAAAGAGAAGCACGCCACCGAGCTAAAGCGGAAGCTGGGCCTCAGTCCCCTCACCGAGTTCAAACAGAACCTCACCAAAGGCTGGCAGGACGTCCAGACCTCAAATGC aTATAAAAAGACTCAGGAAACCCTGTCTCAGGCAGGTCAGAAGACCTCTCTTGCCTTCTCCACCATGGGCACCGCCATCAGCAGGAAACTGGGTGACATGAG TGGCAACTACTCCATTCGCCACTCCATAAGTATGCCAGCCATGAG GAACTCACCCACCTTCAAATCCTTTGAGGACAAAGTTGGAAACCTCAAG ACCAAAGTGGTTGGCGGTCAGTCCAATGGCGAGGAGGCCCAGTCCCCGCAGGAGACCAACCCTGTACAGGACAAAGCCCCCTTCTAG